In a genomic window of Piliocolobus tephrosceles isolate RC106 chromosome 1, ASM277652v3, whole genome shotgun sequence:
- the HHLA3 gene encoding LOW QUALITY PROTEIN: HERV-H LTR-associating protein 3 (The sequence of the model RefSeq protein was modified relative to this genomic sequence to represent the inferred CDS: inserted 2 bases in 1 codon; substituted 1 base at 1 genomic stop codon) yields MNSHCAPEPGTNASPGEEITRRRRLPGSVFPPGAGVSQLPGDLETALPPTALLVGGLKPQPALDVFGARYKQPLKPSGSAPTAVKECRMTPRHAGCDVTEMHGILVQSTFTEHLLRAIXTELANMXSTSPDCKERYTRGMTAKRLTEEAGLHAKKGGANFCVELSGNS; encoded by the exons ATGAACTCCCACTGCGCCCCCGAGCCTGGGACAAACGCATCTCCCGGGGAAGA AATCACTAGGCGCCGGCGCCTCCCAGGCAGCGTGTTTCCGCCCGGAGCTGGAGTCTCCCAGCTGCCAGGCGACCTCGAGACCGCACTCCCACCAACCGCGCTTCTTGTGGGCGGTCTGAAACCACAGCCTGCGTTGGATGTGTTCGGTGCACGTTATAAACAACCACTTAAACCCTCCGGATCTGCGCCTACCGCAGTCAAGGAATGCAGAATGACGCCACGGCACGCAGGATGTGATGTCACCGAGATGCACGGGATACTCGTTCaatcaacatttactgagcatctgcttCGTGCCAT CACCGAGCTAGCAAATATGTAGAGCACCAGTCCTGATTGCAAGGAGCGCTATACAAGAGGAATGACAGCCAAACGATTAACAGAGGAGGCGGGGTTGCACGCAAAAAAGGGAGGGGCGAATTTTTGTGTTGAGTTGTCAGGAAACTCATAG